In Chloroflexota bacterium, the DNA window AATCTGGCCGTCATCCACCAGCCCCCACAGGCCGTCGGAGCAAAGCAGAATTTTGGTGTCGGGCGTCAGGCGCTGGGTGTAGACATCCACTTCCAGGCCGTCGCCCTGGCCGATGGCCCGGTAGAGCACGTTGCGCTGAGGGTGGATGGCGGCTTCGGCGGGCGTAAGCTGGCCCAGTTCCTGCAAGCGCCGAACCAGCGAATGGTCGCGCGTCAACTGTTCCAGCCCGTTGGCAGTGATGAGGTAAGCCCGGCTGTCGCCGACGTGGCCGATGATGACCTGGTCGTTGAAGACGAGGGCGGCGGTGCCGGTCGTGCCGCCTTCGCCCACCGCTTCACGCACAGCCAGGTTGGCATGAGTGAGCGCCTCGCCCAGAACTTCCTGCAAGGGAGCGCGCTCTTCATCGTTGCTGTTGTCGCTCAACAGGGAGAGGTAGACACGGCGGGTCACGTCACGGGCCACGCTCCGGGCGGCCACGGCGCTGGCCCGTTCGCCCATGCTGTGCCCGCCCATGCCGTCGGCGACGATGTACAGGCCAAAGGAGGGGATTTTCTCGTCGCCGTCAAAGGTGCTGGTGAGGGTCAGCAGGACGTCTTCGTTGTGGTCGCGCATCCGGCCCACACTCTGGGCGTGCGCCACACGCAGAGGCGAGTTGCTGGCGGCAAAGGCAGGCATGTTCAGGGGCGCGGTGGCGGCCTGCTGGGCCTCGGCGGAGAAGGTGTGCGGGGGCACAAGCGGAGCGGTCTTGGCGGATTCCGGTTCGGTTTTCTTCCCAAACAACTGCTGAATGAATTTCATCATGGATATCTGAAGGTCCCAAATAAAGCGCTCAGCCCATGCCCGTTCAAGCCGATAACGCGTAAAGGTTGTGATCGGTCGAGCCGATGTACACCACGTCGTCTACCACGCTGGGCGACGAGATAACGGCGCCTTCGGTCTTGAACTTCCAGCGCAGTTTGCCATCTTTCATTTCAATGCAATACACGTACCCATCCACCGAGCCAAAATAAATGGCGTTCTTGTAAATGGCCGGACTGGAGGCAATCTGGTCGCCGGTCTCGTATTTCCAGAGCACTTTGCCGTCGCGCACGCTGAGGGCATAAAGGTTATTGTCGGCAGAGCCGATGTAGATCGCCTTTTCTGTCACCGCCGGCGAAGAGACGACCGGCTTCTGGGTGCGCGCCTTCCAAAAACCCCAGCCCGAGTTGGCTTCGATGGCATGCACGTGATAATCGGCGCTCCCGACGATGATCAGTCCGTCCACAAAGTTGGCCGAGGAGGTGATGGCCCGTTTACTACGGTAGCGCCACTTAAGCGCGCCGCTGAAGTCGAGGCTATAGAACTCGCCGGCTTCACAGCCGAAGAACACCCGCGCTTCTTTCTCCAGCACAAAGGGCCGGGAGCGAACCGGGGCCGGGGTTTCGTACACCCACGCTTTGCGGCCACCCTGCATGTTGATGGCGTGCAGGTGCCGGTCGTCGGAGCCGACAAAGATGTGGCCCTGGGCGGCGCGGGCGGTGCAACGGACGCTTTCGCCGGTCTGGTAGCTCCACAGGGGCCGCCCGGTTTCGCCCGTCAGCGCATAAAGCTTGCCGTCTTCCGAGCCGATGTAGACATTGCCGTTGTCGTAAATGGGCGAGGCGGCAAAGCCGCCCTCAGAGGCGTACTTCCAAACGAACTTGCCGCCGTCGCGCGAGAGGGCATAGAGGTTGTTGTCGTAGACGCTGACATACACAAATTTGCCCACCGGCAGAGGCTGACTACGAATCTCATCTTCACATTTGAACACCCACAAGGGTTTGATGCCGGTGTCGAACGCGGGAACCAGCAGGCCGGTCTCCTGACCGGTTGGCATCATGACGGGTATGTTGGGGAGCGCCGCAGTTCCACTGGCCGGCAGGGTCGAGGTTCCGGGCAGAACCGAAGTGCCCAGGTTGGGAATGACGGCTGGCGTTGAGACAATCACTTGCGCGCCCCGCTGGAGGGCCACCAACGCCTCTTTCGTTGCGGCGGCGGAGGGGAAGCGATCTGTCGGGTTATAAGCCAGCGACTTGTTGACGATGGCCTCGAACCCCAGCGAGACCGAGGGATTGATTTTGCGGATGGGCCGTTCGGCAAAAGAGAAGGGCGGCTCGGCGCGCGGGTCGCGCTTGGTAAGCAGGTGGTGCATGGTTGCGCCGAGCGCGTAAAGATCGCCCGCCGGGCCGGCCTCGCCCCGGTACTGCTCCGGCGGCGAGTAGCCCTCGGTGCCGATCATCGTCCCCTTTTGCCCGGCCTGGAATCCTTTGGCAATGCCGAAGTCTATGAGCCGAATGTTGTTGAGCTGATCGAGCATCAC includes these proteins:
- a CDS encoding serine/threonine-protein kinase; its protein translation is MEYIEGRDLEAVLNDTPGFLPEATIVEWAIQLCDVLTYLHSNQPEPIVFRDMKPSNVMLDQLNNIRLIDFGIAKGFQAGQKGTMIGTEGYSPPEQYRGEAGPAGDLYALGATMHHLLTKRDPRAEPPFSFAERPIRKINPSVSLGFEAIVNKSLAYNPTDRFPSAAATKEALVALQRGAQVIVSTPAVIPNLGTSVLPGTSTLPASGTAALPNIPVMMPTGQETGLLVPAFDTGIKPLWVFKCEDEIRSQPLPVGKFVYVSVYDNNLYALSRDGGKFVWKYASEGGFAASPIYDNGNVYIGSEDGKLYALTGETGRPLWSYQTGESVRCTARAAQGHIFVGSDDRHLHAINMQGGRKAWVYETPAPVRSRPFVLEKEARVFFGCEAGEFYSLDFSGALKWRYRSKRAITSSANFVDGLIIVGSADYHVHAIEANSGWGFWKARTQKPVVSSPAVTEKAIYIGSADNNLYALSVRDGKVLWKYETGDQIASSPAIYKNAIYFGSVDGYVYCIEMKDGKLRWKFKTEGAVISSPSVVDDVVYIGSTDHNLYALSA
- a CDS encoding serine/threonine-protein phosphatase produces the protein MMKFIQQLFGKKTEPESAKTAPLVPPHTFSAEAQQAATAPLNMPAFAASNSPLRVAHAQSVGRMRDHNEDVLLTLTSTFDGDEKIPSFGLYIVADGMGGHSMGERASAVAARSVARDVTRRVYLSLLSDNSNDEERAPLQEVLGEALTHANLAVREAVGEGGTTGTAALVFNDQVIIGHVGDSRAYLITANGLEQLTRDHSLVRRLQELGQLTPAEAAIHPQRNVLYRAIGQGDGLEVDVYTQRLTPDTKILLCSDGLWGLVDDGQI